The following coding sequences lie in one Pontibacter sp. G13 genomic window:
- a CDS encoding replication-associated recombination protein A, whose amino-acid sequence MDLFEQSAPTPSHIPPLAERMRPKTLDEVIGQSHLLFPDSPFRMAISANRIPSMIFWGPPGVGKTTLAQIVAHTSHRPFRQLSAISSGVKDIREVLRFAEGRPGTVLFIDEIHRFNKAQQDSLLGSVEKGRITLIGATTENPSFEVNAALLSRSQVYTLNPLNDQETRQLLERAISEDELLSKQSIELKETDAIFRIAGGDARKSLTLLEIFVNTHPETDKIVLTNEALLKSAQEHIALYDKSGEQHYDIISAFIKSIRGGDPNAAVYWLARMLDGGEDVKFIARRLIISASEDIGNANPNAMLLAQACFQSVNVIGMPEARIILSQTTTYLATSEKSNAAYSAINEAMQLVKKAPPYPVPLHLRNAPTKMMKQMGYGQGYKYSHDHLGEANHQEFLPPELSNQGFYQPKDIGSEKKIRQFLDRMWGNKYPKST is encoded by the coding sequence ATGGATCTGTTTGAACAGTCGGCCCCGACACCTTCGCATATTCCGCCCCTCGCTGAACGAATGAGACCCAAGACCTTGGATGAGGTCATTGGCCAATCACATCTCCTATTTCCAGACAGCCCTTTCAGAATGGCCATTTCCGCCAATCGGATTCCCTCCATGATATTTTGGGGACCTCCCGGCGTAGGCAAAACCACATTGGCACAGATTGTCGCCCACACCTCTCATCGGCCTTTTCGTCAGCTGAGCGCCATTTCCTCTGGTGTCAAGGACATTCGTGAAGTGCTTCGATTCGCAGAGGGTAGGCCGGGGACAGTCTTGTTTATCGATGAGATTCACAGATTCAATAAGGCTCAACAGGATTCCCTCCTTGGTTCTGTGGAAAAAGGAAGGATCACGCTGATTGGGGCGACAACGGAGAATCCATCTTTTGAGGTAAACGCGGCCCTTTTGTCCCGTAGTCAGGTATACACGCTCAATCCACTCAACGACCAAGAAACACGACAGCTTCTAGAGCGGGCGATTTCGGAAGATGAGCTGCTCTCCAAACAATCGATTGAACTCAAGGAGACGGATGCCATTTTCCGGATTGCAGGAGGAGATGCCCGGAAAAGCTTGACACTTCTGGAAATCTTCGTCAACACCCATCCCGAGACAGACAAAATCGTCCTGACCAATGAGGCACTACTTAAATCTGCCCAAGAGCATATCGCCCTGTACGACAAAAGCGGGGAGCAGCACTACGATATTATCAGTGCTTTCATCAAATCGATCCGAGGTGGCGACCCCAATGCTGCGGTTTATTGGTTGGCCAGAATGCTGGACGGGGGAGAGGATGTGAAATTCATAGCAAGGCGACTGATCATCTCTGCATCAGAAGATATCGGCAATGCCAATCCCAATGCCATGCTATTGGCCCAAGCATGTTTTCAATCTGTGAACGTAATTGGCATGCCTGAGGCCCGTATCATTTTAAGTCAAACGACCACTTATTTGGCTACATCGGAAAAGAGTAACGCAGCCTACTCTGCCATCAATGAGGCGATGCAGCTGGTCAAGAAGGCCCCTCCTTATCCTGTCCCGCTACACCTCCGCAATGCTCCGACCAAAATGATGAAGCAAATGGGATACGGCCAGGGCTACAAGTATTCTCACGATCACCTCGGCGAAGCCAATCACCAAGAATTTTTGCCACCAGAATTATCCAACCAAGGATTCTATCAACCGAAGGATATCGGGAGCGAAAAGAAGATACGACAGTTCCTCGATCGAATGTGGGGAAACAAATATCCAAAATCCACCTGA
- a CDS encoding DUF547 domain-containing protein, whose protein sequence is MRNSAYHFISMMTLASLLLMSVAHSDTSALSHDTWGQLLKSHVSPEGKVNYEGFTRDRAKLDEYLNQLAAHSFASHTSSNAEMAFWINTYNAYTVKLILDHYPLASITDLDKPWDIAFVKAAGKTYTLNQIENEILRQKFKEPRIHFAVNCASKSCPPLLNEAYSADRLEDQLDRQTIAFVNNSQYNQIRTDQAHISELFKWYRKDFTQNGTLIEFLNQYAKAKLSPDASLEYLPYDWRLNN, encoded by the coding sequence ATGAGAAATTCAGCATATCACTTCATTTCTATGATGACATTGGCGAGCCTCCTGCTGATGTCAGTTGCACACTCCGATACATCAGCGCTCTCTCACGATACATGGGGGCAATTGCTGAAATCCCATGTCTCACCCGAGGGCAAAGTCAATTACGAGGGGTTCACGCGCGATCGGGCCAAACTGGATGAATACCTCAACCAATTAGCGGCGCACAGCTTCGCCTCCCATACTTCTAGCAATGCCGAAATGGCTTTCTGGATCAACACCTACAATGCTTATACCGTCAAGCTCATACTGGATCATTACCCATTGGCAAGTATCACAGATTTGGACAAGCCTTGGGACATCGCCTTCGTGAAAGCTGCAGGAAAAACCTATACCCTCAATCAGATTGAGAACGAAATCCTCCGGCAGAAATTCAAGGAGCCCCGTATCCACTTTGCAGTGAATTGTGCCTCAAAATCGTGTCCTCCGCTACTCAACGAAGCTTATTCCGCCGATCGTCTGGAAGATCAACTTGACCGGCAGACCATCGCCTTTGTCAACAATTCCCAGTACAACCAAATCCGTACCGATCAGGCGCATATTTCGGAATTGTTCAAATGGTATCGCAAAGATTTTACCCAGAATGGCACATTGATCGAGTTTCTGAACCAATATGCAAAGGCCAAGTTAAGTCCTGACGCCAGCTTGGAATACCTCCCCTACGACTGGCGGTTGAACAACTAG
- a CDS encoding T9SS type A sorting domain-containing protein yields the protein MRTRFSTLLFLLLLLTCGFNREAHAQVCTPDSSYTNVGTYPSILPDACRFSEYEISMTLVAPSDTVVDVFGTPTVVNIDSIELTGIFGQPAGIFYECQTPDCMVDGGGITCVRIYGTPTQSGTFVVDVATKYYVFGGLVLTDTAQAFFTMNVLPSVDVAPAITPASHCTAADGAITLNATGTGTLTYLWSTGATTDAITGLTPGVYDVDITDGDGCVRELQYIVNALNTGVTIDSANSNIDWIGCAETNGGTILPNISGGNAPFTYAWSDGSTSQTLMSAEEGAHTLTVTDNDGCITVQPFEITAPSVLEFDSMATQFDWMGCAADGNGSIMPVVSGGAAPYGYSWSNGDANADLDSVAAGTYTLTIIDQKGCSKSMDFALVAPTALEVEVDTLMDATCANATDGIATVAVSGGVQGYSFVWNNSPSTSESALDLGAGKYEVTVTDAAGCESVIEVTIGAPDSLVATYVVNNETEAGATDGSIELTAQGGTAPYSYNWNTGDTTDMITELSGDATYTVTVTDANGCEFEADIEVAVGASSIREQLAGISAWEIYPNPSNGIITMTAVMETASNLEVGLVDLTGKQIWSTQFSNRFELNETVELPTVPAGIYLITLSNGQGMAIRKIAIQ from the coding sequence ATGCGAACACGTTTCAGTACCCTGCTTTTCCTACTATTGCTTCTGACATGCGGTTTCAATCGCGAAGCCCATGCCCAAGTATGTACCCCGGATAGCTCGTACACCAATGTGGGAACCTACCCAAGCATCCTTCCAGATGCCTGTAGATTCTCAGAGTATGAGATATCCATGACCCTGGTCGCACCTTCAGACACTGTCGTCGATGTGTTTGGTACTCCAACAGTTGTCAACATCGATTCTATCGAGCTGACAGGAATCTTTGGACAGCCAGCCGGGATCTTCTACGAATGCCAAACTCCCGATTGCATGGTCGACGGCGGAGGGATCACATGTGTCCGTATTTACGGCACCCCAACTCAGTCAGGCACATTCGTTGTGGATGTAGCCACCAAGTATTACGTGTTCGGAGGATTGGTATTGACCGACACTGCGCAAGCTTTCTTCACGATGAATGTATTGCCTAGCGTAGACGTAGCTCCTGCAATCACACCAGCCAGCCACTGTACTGCAGCTGACGGTGCGATTACCTTGAATGCCACTGGCACAGGAACATTGACTTACCTATGGAGCACAGGTGCTACCACCGATGCTATCACAGGTTTGACTCCTGGGGTGTACGACGTAGACATCACCGATGGTGACGGCTGTGTACGCGAATTGCAGTACATCGTCAACGCACTCAACACAGGCGTAACAATTGATTCTGCGAACTCCAACATCGATTGGATTGGATGTGCTGAAACCAACGGAGGAACCATTCTGCCGAACATCTCTGGTGGAAATGCTCCTTTCACTTACGCTTGGAGCGATGGATCTACTTCTCAGACTTTGATGTCTGCTGAAGAAGGAGCTCATACGCTGACCGTAACTGACAACGATGGTTGTATCACTGTCCAGCCATTTGAAATCACTGCACCTAGCGTTTTGGAATTCGATTCCATGGCTACTCAGTTTGACTGGATGGGTTGTGCTGCTGACGGCAATGGTTCTATCATGCCTGTAGTTTCTGGAGGCGCTGCTCCTTATGGTTACAGCTGGTCCAATGGTGACGCAAACGCTGACTTGGATTCTGTTGCTGCAGGAACTTACACCTTGACGATCATCGATCAGAAAGGCTGCTCCAAGTCTATGGACTTTGCGTTGGTAGCTCCGACTGCCTTGGAAGTTGAAGTCGACACATTGATGGATGCCACTTGTGCCAATGCAACTGACGGGATCGCTACTGTTGCCGTTTCTGGCGGAGTTCAAGGTTATTCCTTCGTTTGGAACAATTCTCCTTCTACTTCTGAGTCCGCACTGGATTTGGGAGCTGGAAAATACGAAGTGACTGTCACCGATGCTGCTGGATGTGAATCCGTAATCGAAGTGACTATCGGCGCTCCTGATTCTTTGGTAGCTACTTATGTAGTCAACAATGAAACTGAGGCGGGTGCTACAGATGGTTCTATCGAATTGACCGCTCAAGGTGGTACTGCTCCTTATTCCTACAACTGGAACACCGGAGACACCACAGACATGATCACTGAATTGTCCGGTGATGCGACTTACACCGTAACTGTCACCGATGCAAACGGCTGCGAATTCGAAGCTGATATCGAAGTAGCGGTAGGAGCTAGCTCTATCCGTGAGCAATTGGCAGGAATCTCTGCTTGGGAAATCTATCCTAACCCATCCAACGGAATCATTACCATGACTGCTGTGATGGAGACAGCTTCAAACCTTGAAGTAGGGTTGGTTGACTTGACTGGCAAGCAAATCTGGAGCACGCAGTTCTCCAATCGCTTCGAGCTCAATGAGACTGTAGAATTGCCAACTGTTCCTGCTGGTATCTACCTGATCACACTGTCCAACGGCCAAGGCATGGCGATCCGCAAGATTGCTATCCAATAA
- a CDS encoding RDD family protein: MKTILIPTSQNIELEYPIAGVLPRVAASLIDLTVLILYYLIVFVGIWTAASGESFWSKLMRDGLEVNDTLFVLHFISTLPILCYSLICEGFFNGKTLGKWIMKLKVIKLDGSSPSWTDYMIRWSLRTVDVWLSSIFVFPGLVGLITMGVNKNGQRLGDILAGTTVVKLKLVTSFGDTIFMETDEEYEMVFPEIRNLSDRDVAILKEVLDAGLKSKNHILLIKLADKVKEVAKIDTKLEAREFLETVLKDYNHYFGKS; encoded by the coding sequence ATGAAAACGATCTTAATTCCCACTTCCCAAAATATCGAATTAGAGTATCCGATCGCAGGGGTTTTGCCAAGAGTAGCCGCCTCGCTCATTGATTTGACTGTATTGATTTTGTATTACCTGATTGTATTTGTGGGAATATGGACCGCAGCATCAGGAGAGTCTTTTTGGTCCAAATTGATGCGAGATGGCCTGGAAGTAAATGATACACTATTCGTCCTTCATTTTATCAGCACACTCCCCATCCTGTGTTATTCGCTGATTTGTGAAGGATTTTTTAATGGGAAGACCCTAGGGAAATGGATCATGAAGTTGAAGGTGATCAAGCTGGATGGCTCCTCGCCTAGTTGGACGGATTATATGATTCGGTGGTCGCTTCGAACCGTAGATGTGTGGCTTTCGTCCATATTCGTGTTCCCGGGTTTGGTCGGCTTGATCACCATGGGGGTCAACAAGAATGGTCAGCGGTTGGGAGATATCCTTGCGGGTACGACCGTGGTGAAGCTCAAATTGGTGACCTCTTTCGGGGATACGATTTTTATGGAGACAGACGAGGAGTATGAAATGGTATTTCCCGAAATCAGAAATCTCTCAGACAGAGATGTGGCTATTTTGAAAGAAGTGCTAGATGCAGGCCTGAAATCCAAAAATCATATTCTCCTCATAAAACTAGCCGATAAAGTGAAAGAAGTGGCCAAAATCGACACAAAATTAGAAGCCCGTGAATTTCTGGAGACAGTATTAAAAGACTATAACCACTACTTCGGGAAATCTTAA
- a CDS encoding stage II sporulation protein M has protein sequence MREPAFLKKNRNKWQEYEHLLFENGNSSADPDRIAELYVQLTDDLAYARTFYPKSPTVRYLNGLAARTHLEIYQNKQTERKKFGTFWTHELPLIFASSRKYLFYAFLIFTASFIIGMIGAYTDEAFIRAILGDDYVDMTLENIRNGNPTAVYQDDSKLIMFLEIALNNIRVSFLAFAWGITLSIGTIYLLFSNGVMVGAFIGLFQRGSALSEALPIIYIHGTLELSAIVIAGAAGFMLGNSILFPGTYKRVERLKQEARKGMKMLVGLIPVFILAAALESYVTRLADMHILGKLGIILASLTFVLGYYLVYPYLLEQRMNAPMPDLNTDGHE, from the coding sequence ATGAGGGAACCTGCATTCCTGAAGAAAAACCGCAACAAATGGCAAGAATATGAACATCTGCTATTTGAAAACGGAAACTCCTCGGCCGATCCAGACCGCATCGCGGAACTTTATGTCCAATTGACAGATGATCTCGCCTACGCTCGGACCTTTTACCCCAAAAGCCCGACCGTACGCTATCTGAACGGACTTGCCGCAAGAACGCACCTTGAGATCTATCAAAACAAGCAGACAGAACGAAAAAAATTTGGGACTTTTTGGACACATGAGTTGCCATTGATTTTTGCTTCTTCTCGCAAATACCTCTTCTATGCCTTCCTGATCTTCACAGCGAGTTTCATCATCGGGATGATTGGAGCATATACCGATGAGGCATTTATCCGAGCTATTTTGGGGGATGATTATGTAGACATGACCTTGGAAAATATCCGCAATGGCAATCCCACAGCTGTCTACCAGGATGATTCCAAACTCATCATGTTCCTAGAGATTGCCCTCAACAACATCCGGGTTTCCTTTCTTGCGTTTGCCTGGGGGATCACATTGAGTATTGGAACCATTTACCTGCTGTTCTCCAATGGGGTTATGGTTGGGGCATTTATTGGACTGTTTCAGCGAGGCAGCGCGCTTTCCGAAGCGCTCCCCATTATCTACATCCACGGCACGTTGGAGCTTTCGGCCATCGTCATTGCCGGAGCCGCTGGGTTTATGCTGGGGAATAGCATTCTCTTCCCTGGCACCTACAAACGCGTGGAGCGCCTCAAACAAGAAGCTCGTAAAGGCATGAAGATGCTCGTAGGGCTCATCCCCGTTTTCATCTTGGCTGCAGCCCTTGAATCCTATGTCACGCGTTTGGCAGATATGCATATTTTGGGAAAGCTCGGAATCATCTTGGCTTCACTGACTTTCGTACTGGGATATTATCTTGTCTATCCCTACCTCCTTGAACAACGAATGAATGCCCCGATGCCAGACTTGAATACAGATGGACATGAATAG
- a CDS encoding DUF4350 domain-containing protein, translated as MKNQSIHTLILIGVLAILLISVLFGTCSMPQKDLNKKRTYNANGKIPFASYLFRERVQDLFDTDTVYTIQSSVVEQVAYKDIQNRLYFIVHKKIPLEDYEVEELVHFAQAGNHVFLASSYMSPLQLHATGLTPEWNVQYTDIDSTDIQFTHPELEGRLFSAPIQRSFSTLEDSLGESQSLLRIKYGRSIVRKWDLGKGSFTLCTWPDVFSNYYLVDPYNRQIAEDLMSFYPREVEEIWWDEHYRKKKSDSDRNRDQESDGLFAFMMKHEALRWMFFVGIFTMLLYGIIESKRKQRYIPIVKSLPNATLEFTETVGRLYFKSGNHQKIAKKKALVFLAQIRNKYGLKTEILDETWATQLAAKSGFPEEETRKLAHRIDMVLKDQHMDDTDLIVFNQLVESFYQKTS; from the coding sequence ATGAAAAATCAATCGATACATACCCTCATCCTCATTGGGGTATTGGCTATCCTGCTGATCTCCGTCTTATTTGGCACATGCTCCATGCCGCAAAAGGATCTCAACAAGAAGAGGACCTACAATGCCAATGGAAAAATTCCCTTCGCCTCCTATCTATTTCGCGAGCGTGTACAGGACCTATTTGATACCGATACAGTTTACACCATCCAATCCTCCGTTGTAGAGCAAGTCGCCTACAAGGACATTCAGAATCGGCTGTACTTCATCGTTCATAAAAAAATTCCCTTGGAGGACTACGAGGTGGAGGAATTGGTGCATTTCGCCCAAGCCGGAAATCATGTCTTTTTAGCTTCGAGCTACATGTCTCCCCTTCAACTTCATGCCACGGGCCTTACTCCCGAATGGAATGTGCAGTATACAGACATTGACTCCACAGACATTCAGTTCACCCATCCAGAACTTGAAGGAAGGTTGTTCTCTGCGCCCATTCAGCGTTCTTTTTCAACTTTGGAGGATTCACTGGGAGAATCACAATCCTTGCTCAGAATCAAATATGGAAGATCCATTGTCCGGAAATGGGACCTTGGGAAAGGGAGCTTTACGCTGTGTACCTGGCCGGATGTTTTCTCGAATTACTATTTGGTTGATCCCTACAACCGTCAGATTGCGGAGGACCTCATGTCATTTTATCCGCGAGAGGTGGAGGAGATCTGGTGGGATGAACATTATCGGAAAAAGAAATCTGACTCCGACAGGAATCGAGATCAAGAATCCGATGGGCTATTTGCATTCATGATGAAGCATGAAGCCTTGCGATGGATGTTTTTCGTCGGAATTTTCACCATGCTGCTTTATGGGATCATTGAAAGCAAACGGAAGCAACGATACATTCCCATCGTGAAGTCACTTCCCAACGCGACGCTTGAGTTCACCGAAACTGTAGGGAGACTTTATTTTAAATCAGGGAATCATCAGAAAATTGCGAAGAAAAAGGCCTTGGTCTTTTTGGCACAAATCAGAAATAAATACGGGCTCAAAACTGAAATTCTTGACGAGACGTGGGCTACACAATTGGCTGCGAAGTCTGGATTTCCTGAGGAAGAGACCCGAAAATTGGCCCATAGAATCGACATGGTGCTCAAAGACCAGCACATGGATGATACTGACTTGATTGTCTTCAATCAATTGGTCGAATCATTTTATCAGAAAACCAGCTGA
- a CDS encoding MoxR family ATPase, with translation MEEQQLFETDAQLLAFRDSVDRIKAEIGLFIVGQHQMVELMIAALLSNGHILVEGVPGVAKTMASKLLGKTLNIGFSRIQFTPDLMPSDVLGTSVFNNQSGKFEFHQGPIFSQIVLIDEINRAPAKTQAALFEAMEERQVTIDGNTYPMQPPFIVISTQNPIEQEGTYRLPEAQLDRFLFKIEVGYPTLEEETRILTEFHERNGLNDLNAIQPVLTAEKILELQEIVRQLHIDSNLIEYIVKIVHATRNSQDIYMGASPRASINIMTASKAIAAIRGRSFVTPEDIQYVTPSVLHHRIILTPEREMEGATAHTVVQQLVEGIEVPR, from the coding sequence ATGGAAGAACAACAACTATTCGAAACAGATGCTCAACTATTGGCCTTTCGTGACTCCGTAGATCGAATCAAGGCCGAAATTGGACTCTTCATCGTTGGGCAACATCAAATGGTCGAATTGATGATTGCTGCCTTGCTTTCCAATGGACATATTCTCGTGGAAGGTGTACCGGGAGTCGCCAAGACCATGGCCTCCAAACTTCTGGGAAAAACGCTGAATATTGGATTCTCCCGAATTCAATTTACCCCCGACCTGATGCCTAGCGATGTCTTGGGAACTTCCGTATTCAACAATCAGTCTGGGAAATTCGAGTTCCACCAAGGACCTATCTTTTCTCAAATTGTCCTCATTGACGAAATCAACCGTGCACCGGCCAAAACCCAAGCCGCCTTGTTTGAGGCGATGGAGGAACGGCAGGTGACCATTGATGGGAATACTTATCCGATGCAGCCCCCCTTCATTGTGATTTCTACCCAAAACCCAATTGAGCAGGAAGGAACCTATCGCTTGCCCGAGGCACAATTGGATCGTTTCCTTTTCAAGATTGAGGTGGGTTACCCTACTTTGGAGGAAGAGACCCGCATTTTGACGGAGTTTCACGAGCGAAATGGGCTCAATGATCTCAATGCCATTCAGCCAGTATTGACTGCTGAGAAAATTCTGGAACTACAGGAAATTGTTCGCCAGCTCCACATTGATAGCAATCTCATAGAATACATCGTCAAGATTGTTCACGCGACCCGAAATAGCCAAGACATCTACATGGGGGCTTCTCCCCGAGCTTCAATCAACATCATGACTGCTTCCAAAGCAATTGCAGCTATTCGCGGTCGAAGCTTTGTCACCCCCGAGGACATCCAATATGTCACCCCGTCTGTTTTGCATCACAGAATCATCCTGACTCCAGAGCGAGAAATGGAAGGAGCTACTGCTCATACCGTGGTACAACAGTTAGTAGAAGGGATTGAAGTTCCCCGCTAA
- a CDS encoding DUF58 domain-containing protein yields the protein MKSFYKQLFFSPITYILLCVVMGLFAFSYLFPQLLLAAKASIGMWLLIVGLDVFLMFATGGKVLGRREMADKLSNGDENEITIVVENDFRFKISVEVFDEIPEQFQIRDLVISGDVDPYQTLSKSYHLRPVERGEYEFGALNVIVSSPLKLVKRRYSFDQGFKVPVYPSYLQMRTYQLMAISNRLTDVGVKKIRRLGQASEFEQIKQYVRGDDFRTINWKATARTGKLMANQYMDERSQQVFCLVDKSRTMKMPFEGMALLDYAINASLVLSNIALFKHDRAGLITFSKHIDSFLPASGRPIQMNHIMEHLYRQETNYQESDYAKLYAVVKRQLNQRSLLLLFTNFESVSSLRRQLPYLQKMAKLHMLVVIFFENTELKDLLSSHPEKLEDIYIKATGEQFAFEKQQIVRELNQHGISSILTPPEHLTVNTLNKYLELKSRAII from the coding sequence ATGAAATCCTTCTACAAACAACTATTCTTTTCTCCCATCACCTACATTCTGCTGTGTGTGGTGATGGGCCTATTCGCCTTTTCCTATCTATTTCCCCAACTGCTTCTAGCGGCCAAAGCCTCCATTGGCATGTGGCTACTCATTGTAGGATTGGATGTTTTCCTGATGTTTGCAACTGGGGGAAAGGTTTTGGGACGTAGGGAAATGGCGGATAAGTTGTCCAATGGGGATGAAAATGAAATCACGATCGTCGTAGAAAATGATTTTCGTTTCAAAATCTCGGTAGAAGTTTTTGACGAAATTCCAGAGCAGTTTCAAATCAGGGATTTAGTGATTTCGGGAGATGTTGATCCCTACCAGACCCTGAGCAAATCCTATCATCTGCGTCCAGTAGAACGAGGGGAATACGAATTTGGGGCACTCAATGTCATCGTATCATCGCCCTTGAAGCTGGTCAAACGCAGATACAGCTTTGACCAAGGATTTAAAGTTCCGGTCTATCCTTCCTATCTCCAGATGCGGACCTACCAGCTGATGGCCATCTCGAATCGATTGACCGATGTGGGTGTAAAGAAAATCCGAAGACTTGGGCAGGCTTCTGAGTTTGAACAAATCAAACAATACGTTCGAGGAGATGATTTCAGGACCATCAACTGGAAGGCTACGGCTCGTACCGGCAAACTCATGGCGAATCAATACATGGACGAGCGATCCCAGCAGGTCTTCTGCCTCGTTGACAAAAGCCGAACCATGAAAATGCCGTTTGAAGGGATGGCTTTGCTGGATTATGCAATCAATGCCAGCTTGGTTCTTTCCAACATTGCGCTATTCAAGCATGACCGCGCAGGTCTCATCACCTTTTCCAAACACATCGACTCATTCTTGCCAGCCTCCGGAAGGCCGATCCAGATGAATCACATCATGGAGCATCTATATCGTCAGGAGACCAATTATCAGGAATCAGACTACGCCAAACTATATGCGGTAGTCAAACGACAGCTCAATCAGCGAAGTCTACTTCTCTTGTTCACCAACTTCGAGTCGGTTTCATCCTTGCGGCGTCAGCTTCCCTATCTCCAGAAGATGGCCAAGCTCCACATGTTGGTGGTGATCTTTTTTGAGAACACGGAGCTGAAAGATCTCCTATCCTCTCATCCCGAAAAGCTAGAGGACATCTACATCAAGGCTACTGGAGAACAATTTGCCTTCGAAAAGCAGCAAATTGTCAGAGAACTTAACCAGCACGGAATTTCCAGCATCTTGACCCCACCCGAACATTTGACTGTGAACACCCTAAACAAATACCTCGAATTGAAATCCAGAGCCATCATCTAG
- a CDS encoding nitroreductase family protein: MQSSSFIPYTRPTYDADEMLERAKSHYEWMNQRRTLREFSDRPVSKEVIEQLILTASTAPSGAHKQPWTFCAISNPEMKKKIREAAEEEEYTNYHGRMSDTWLKDLEPFETDWHKPFLETVPWLIVVFRRIYELDEEGAKQNNYYVNESVGLACGMLLEAIHYAGLVALTHTPSPMNFLTKLLDRPANERPYLLIPVGYPASDAKVPDLERKSLSDISVFY; this comes from the coding sequence TTGCAGTCTTCTTCCTTTATTCCCTACACTCGGCCTACCTACGATGCCGATGAAATGCTGGAACGTGCCAAATCGCACTATGAATGGATGAACCAGCGTCGCACCCTTCGCGAATTTTCCGATCGCCCAGTCTCCAAAGAGGTCATTGAGCAACTGATTCTCACTGCATCCACTGCACCTTCAGGCGCTCATAAGCAGCCTTGGACCTTTTGTGCAATCAGCAATCCGGAGATGAAAAAGAAAATTCGGGAAGCTGCGGAAGAGGAGGAATACACCAACTATCATGGCCGGATGTCCGACACTTGGTTGAAGGACTTGGAGCCGTTTGAAACTGATTGGCACAAACCGTTTCTGGAGACTGTACCCTGGCTCATTGTGGTTTTCCGGAGAATCTATGAGCTCGACGAAGAAGGAGCCAAACAAAACAACTACTACGTGAACGAATCGGTCGGTTTGGCCTGTGGTATGCTATTGGAAGCCATTCACTATGCAGGGTTGGTGGCATTGACCCATACCCCGAGTCCCATGAATTTCCTCACCAAACTATTGGACCGCCCAGCCAATGAGCGTCCATACCTCCTCATTCCAGTAGGCTACCCTGCATCTGATGCCAAAGTGCCAGATCTCGAAAGAAAGTCATTGTCTGACATCTCTGTATTTTATTAA
- a CDS encoding nucleotidyl transferase AbiEii/AbiGii toxin family protein, with amino-acid sequence MPAKSIEHIQQVAASLGNLRSKMVFIGGSVLDLYVTDEAAPENRPTGDIDCVVSVDTLADFFPVTHQLEEKGFRKVSEAEHPAYSWLLNDILIHLIPRVTLSAGFSSYWYSEGVYHAQPIKLANGHEIKVFPVAFYIASKIEAFLQRGGGDFRSSEDFEDIVYVMDNRPSIAEDIHGSFYEVRGYIQKKFSKFLSDPELEEGVYCVLPPTSDPSSVEKIMSIMQEVVSKDHIYSSGF; translated from the coding sequence ATGCCAGCGAAGTCAATTGAGCATATTCAACAGGTGGCGGCTTCTTTGGGAAACCTCAGATCCAAGATGGTCTTCATTGGAGGGTCCGTCTTGGATCTGTATGTAACAGATGAAGCTGCTCCTGAAAATCGACCTACAGGAGATATTGACTGTGTAGTATCTGTAGATACATTGGCCGATTTCTTTCCTGTCACTCACCAACTTGAAGAAAAAGGGTTCCGGAAGGTTTCGGAAGCCGAACACCCTGCTTATAGCTGGCTGTTGAATGATATCTTGATTCACCTCATTCCTCGTGTAACGCTTTCTGCAGGGTTCTCAAGTTATTGGTACAGCGAGGGCGTTTACCATGCTCAGCCAATCAAACTAGCCAATGGTCATGAGATCAAGGTATTTCCGGTCGCTTTTTACATCGCTTCGAAGATTGAAGCTTTTTTACAAAGAGGGGGTGGGGATTTTAGATCTTCAGAAGATTTTGAGGATATCGTATATGTGATGGACAATCGCCCTTCCATTGCTGAAGATATTCATGGATCTTTTTACGAGGTACGAGGATATATTCAGAAGAAATTCTCCAAATTCTTGTCTGACCCAGAACTGGAGGAAGGTGTCTACTGCGTCTTACCTCCGACCTCTGACCCATCATCTGTTGAGAAGATCATGTCGATCATGCAGGAGGTAGTGTCCAAAGACCACATCTACAGTTCGGGATTTTAG